A stretch of Opitutaceae bacterium DNA encodes these proteins:
- a CDS encoding dihydropteroate synthase, with product MSAPIRIIGELINNSYARARRAFTDRNPEGYQALARSQTELGADYLTLNLDGTQRISVRLEEMVAFLPEVIHAIQEVSPTPISFDNPSVDYHRVALANYDRERSGQPIVNSLAASRNRLDEMVELVKAYDTKVIVMASECFMPGGSAQCLNADDAYSAAKYFVELLVTKADRTLDNIIIDPGLAPVGADTYGLVNIGLDAMKRINADPDLRGVHFVVGLSNFAWGTPKGVREQLENAYLTLAREVGLDFALANPEKSPAPLEPEHEMVARLRKALAQGRAREGETQETAGFRQAEAIMAICAGDDNDDDWEDLD from the coding sequence ATGTCCGCTCCCATCAGGATCATCGGCGAATTGATAAACAATTCCTATGCCCGTGCCCGCCGGGCCTTCACCGACCGCAACCCCGAGGGTTACCAGGCTCTCGCCCGGAGTCAGACGGAACTCGGCGCGGATTATCTGACCCTGAACCTCGACGGAACCCAGCGGATCTCCGTCCGCCTCGAAGAGATGGTCGCCTTTCTCCCGGAGGTCATTCACGCCATTCAGGAAGTTTCCCCGACGCCGATCAGTTTCGACAATCCCTCCGTCGACTACCACCGGGTCGCCCTGGCCAATTATGATCGCGAGCGGAGCGGGCAACCGATCGTGAACTCGCTGGCCGCGTCACGAAATCGCCTCGACGAGATGGTGGAGCTGGTCAAGGCCTACGACACCAAGGTCATCGTGATGGCATCGGAGTGCTTCATGCCGGGAGGCAGTGCCCAATGCCTCAATGCGGATGACGCCTATTCGGCCGCCAAGTACTTCGTTGAACTCCTGGTCACCAAAGCGGATCGAACACTCGACAACATCATCATCGATCCTGGACTGGCACCGGTCGGCGCCGACACCTACGGCCTGGTCAATATCGGGCTCGATGCCATGAAACGGATCAACGCCGATCCGGATCTCCGCGGTGTTCACTTTGTCGTCGGCCTTTCCAATTTCGCCTGGGGGACACCCAAGGGAGTCCGCGAGCAGCTTGAGAATGCCTACCTGACGCTTGCGCGGGAAGTCGGCCTTGATTTTGCCCTGGCCAACCCGGAAAAATCGCCCGCACCACTCGAACCCGAACATGAGATGGTGGCGCGGCTGCGCAAAGCCCTGGCTCAGGGGCGTGCCCGGGAGGGCGAAACCCAGGAGACGGCGGGTTTCCGTCAGGCGGAAGCCATCATGGCCATCTGTGCCGGTGACGACAATGACGACGATTGGGAAGATCTGGATTGA